The genomic region TACCGCAAGCATTGTAAACGGACACAGAACCAGTGAATCAATAACAGCCGTAAGGTCCTGGAAATATAGTACAAGAGCAGCTTTTCCATCAAATTTGTCTCTCTCAAGAAGCATGGGTTTGCCCATTATCTCCGGGCCAACCATAAATGCGCTTAGATGAGAGCCACCTGTGTTTGATGTCGCATAAGCAATTGCCATTCCTTTTATTTCCCTGGGGTCATATCCCGGAATCTCAAGACCTTTCACTGCAGTGTCACACTCTTCTTTTCCAATGGACTGCAGGTAATCATGGGTACCTTTGCAAACGTAATGTGTTCCTTCTCCAATTTCTGTGGCAATTTCTTTGACTTCATCCATTGTGATCCATGGCTTAATTTCCATGTAGGCTGCGATTGCAGATCCTACTGAAATGGGGTCCAGTCCATAATCTAGACAGAGGCTGTCAAGTTCCCTGACAAGTATAATGTCATCATTTCCGATGTTCGGTCCGAATGCCCATATTGAATCATAATCCGGCACAGGCTTTCCATCCGGGTCTGTTCGTTTGCAGCCAATGGGGCAGGCGTAGCATGGTGCCTCTTTTAAATGGAATGTATTGTTTAGCTCTTCTCCTGAAAGCTTCTCTGAATTCTGGAACTTCTTTTCACGGAAGTTCATGGCTGGCAAAGTTCCCATATAGTCCAGAAGGTCAATAATCACGGAACTGCCGTACTTTTTAAGTCCCTTGGAAGCAGGAGGGCTTGCAGTCAGAAGTTTCTTTGCTTTTTCTATACCTTTTTCAAACTCATCAGGCTTTGCAACTTCTATCTTATTAGTGCCTTTGACAACGATAGCTTTGAGATTCTTTGAACCTGCAATGGCACCATGCCCGCCACGGCCGCTTGAATATATGTGATCATTAACGATGTTTGCCATGCTGACTAACGTTTCACCGGCTTTGCCTATACAGGCAACCTTTCCTTTTTCCTCAAGAAGATTAGTTGTTTCAGCAGTATTTTTTCCCCAGAGATGTTCCGCAGGCAATATTTCCACTTCTTCGTCAAAGATTTTGATATACACCGGTTTTTCAGCTTTGCCTGTTATCACAAGGGCATCAATGCCTGCAAATTTGAGCTCGGCTCCAAAATAGCCACCCACATTTGTGCTGAATAATGTTGACGTAAGCGAAGACTTACATGTGATAGAAAAATGTCCGGACATCGGGACAGAGGTTCCTGTGAGTGGTCCGGTTGTGATTATAAGGGGGTTTTCAGGGCTCAGCGGGTCAAGTTCAGGGTCGGCAAAATCCTGCATAAACCTGCATGCAAGACCACGTCCACCTATAAATTGCTCAACATAATTTTTTTCAGTTTTAGTTTCTGTTACTGAGTTGTTGCCCAGATCTACGATAACTGTTCTTCCAGTCCATCCGTACATATTTTACCCCATATGTTTCTCTTTTTCCCCACCATCAATACATATTATCTTTTTCATCATTTATTTTCTTTTGCAGTTCGCTTCCATTTCAAGCATTTGTCTTTTAAGCTCGACCTTTTCTCCACAGGTCTCACCACAAAACCCTCCAATGCCGGAAGACGAAACTACACGGTGGCAGGGAATGATTATTGGATAAGGATTTTTGGCAACAGCAGAGCCAACAGCTCTGGCCGCCCTTTCTCTTCCAACTCTGCAAGCCAGTTCCCTGTAAGTTACTGTTTCACCATAGGGTATTTTTCTGACTTCTTCAAGGACTTCACGCTGGAATTGTGTGAGTTCCGAAAGGTCAACTTCATAATCTGAAAAATCAATTATCTCTCCGCCAAAATATCTCAGTATGGCTTGAAAGATGGTCATGTCACTCATTTTTCTCTTCCCCGCCAGTATCTTTGAATACATCATCTTCAAGCTTTTTTCTCTGTTTCTTATATCGAAGCCATCCTGTTCCGTGATATGAAACTAAAATCGCTGCTCCGATCAACAGAGCCAGAAGCAGATAACGAGTAGAATTGAAGAGCAGTGGATTAAGATTTTCACTGCGGTCATATTTTGGGTACATAATGTCATTTCTGTCGTCACTGTGCCCAAGTCCAAGTGCGTGTCCAAGTTCATGTGCGGCTATATCTTCCATGGAACTGTCGCCGTATTGTCTCCATGCATAACCTTCATAGTTTCCGGTTTCAAGGACAATATCCACTCTTTCATATTGACCGTTTGCGATGTATGGCCTTGTAAATCCTGCGATTCCATTTGCTGAACCTGCATCCTTTTCGAGATTATCTACCCACATAATCAATATGTCAGCATTATCTACTTCAACAACCTGGAATTCGGGCTGGAAATCAAGCTGTCCGTTTCCTCCATTTTCCCAGTATGCAAGGGCATTCAGTACGTCTTCCCTGTAACTGGGGCTGTAATGCTCCGGTAAATCGGTGTCGTCAATGTAAACTGTAATGGGGCTGTGGTCCCACGGTTGTGACGCTATAACAGGTTCGTTATAATCTGTATGTCGCATACCCTCAAAAGCAAGAGCCAGCAAAACAGTAACTATGAGTATTTTTATGATCAGGTTCGTTCTGCTCATTGGTATTCTGAAATTGTTTCTGTTTGCTTATTAGTTATTTGGCAGTCAGTATTGCTGTGAATTTGCAGCAAAGGAGTAAACGTATATTTGATAAGTCCTATCACAATTTATGAAAAAACGTGTTGCTGTTGTCTTTGACAGTGCCGGGACACTGTTGCATATGTATCGTGTTGCAAAGGACATGAGCGATGGCTCTGTGCTGGAAGACATACAGACAACTCTTCTTGTTGCTGAAAAAGCTAACAGGGCACTTGTGGTTATGCGCACCCGCTTTGATGATTTGTGGCAATGTTCACCCGACCTTGAGCTCAGGGAATTCATTGAGATGTATGATGTTTCTCTGGGAATAAGCTGTTCAAGCAGTCCTTTTGAGCTTGAAGATGTTTACAGTATAATTCGTGACAATACTGTGAAAATCAAAGACATCTATGACGTAGTTTCTCACGTAAAAGGGCGTTGTCCTGAGATTTCATATCTGGCAGCAGGTCTTGTTGTGGATTCTCAGGAGAGTCTGATTCCTTATGTTCTTAGCACCGGTGGAAAAATGTATTCCAGTACCCTGGAAACCATTCGGACTGTAAGAGAACTTGGTGTTGATATTTTCATAGCTTCAGGAGACGACTCCCAAAATCTTCAGGTACTTGCGTCTTCACTCTCAATCCCCATGAAAGATGTTTTTGCAGTTGCCACAACACATGATAAAGAACGTATTGTGAAAAACCTGAAAAATAACCACGATATTGTTGTCATGGTGGGCGACGGAATGAACGATATACTTGCATTGAGGGCTGCTGATATTGGAATCCTTACGTCGCAGCAGGGAGATGAACGCCCCCAGGTGTTGAAGGATTCTGCAGACATTATCATAGGCAATATCATTGATGTAGTGAACATTATAAAGAATGTGGATGGTTACGTCACTTCATAAAATCAACATGTGCATCCCTTTTTTAGAAGTTAACACCGCGAAGCAGATGCGTTATGTTTATGTATTGAGTTCAATAATCCAACAGTAATTCTTTAAAAAAGACGCTAAAAACTTGTTATCAGGTCTGCATGGGTTCCAGCAGAACTAGTTTTGTATGTAGTCTGCAAAACCGTTAAGTAATTTGAGTAGATATGCATATCATTATTAGTGAAACAGGACTCCTATGCACCCCTGGGCGGAGGAAATCAAATGGCATTATTCATTGAAGTCAAAAACCTGACACTTGAATTTGATGGTGTCAAAGTTCTCAAAGATATAAATCTAACCATAAACGAGGGAGAAGTTCTCGGAATCCTCGGTAGAAGTGGTTCTGGTAAAACAGTATTGATGCACGTCCTGCGTGGTGTTGAAGAGTACGAAGGCATTAGTGGAGAAGTAATATACCATCTTGCAAGATGCGAGAAGTGCGGACACATGGAGCCGCCAAGCAAAGCGGGACAGCAGTGTCCTGAATGTGGTGAAACTCTCAAACCTTTCGAAGCTGATTTCATTAAACTTTCCTTACACGATGGTGACAGACGTGAGATCACCAAAAGGATTGCTATCATGCTCCAGCGTACTTTCGCGCTTTATGGTGATGACAGGGTTATTACCAATGTGGTAAACTCACTTACAGAGGTCGGTGTTAACAGTGAAACTGCTGTTTCCCGCGCGGTGGAGTTACTGGAAAAGGTTCAGCTCTCACACCGTATGATGCACGTGGCACGTGATCTTAGTGGTGGAGAAAAGCAGAGAGTAGTACTCGCCCGTCAGCTTGTAAGAGACCCAATGCTTCTCATTGCAGACGAGCCAACCGGTACACTTGACCCAAGGACTGCTGATGTGGTCCATGATGTTATTGCAAAGGCAGTAAAAGACTACAACATGACAATGGTCATTACTTCCCACTGGTCAGAAGTAGTTGAAGACCTTGCAGACAAGGCTATCATTCTTGAAGATGGTGCAATTGTAAAGGAAGGTGAACCTTCCGAAGTTGCTAAAGACTTCATGCAGATGATCTGCACTATTGAAAAGAAATGTGATGTTCCTGTAGGTGACCCGCTTATTAAAGTGGACAACCTTGTCAAGAAATATATTTCCGTAAGCAGGGGTGTTGTTTACGCCGTTAATGATATCTCCTTTGATGTAAAAGAAGGAGAAATATTCGGTCTTGCAGGTACAAGTGGTGCCGGAAAGACAACAACATCTGAAGTACTAATGGGCATTGTGTCCCCAACCAGCGGTGATGTACAGGTACGCGTTGGTGAGGAATGGGTCGACATGAGAAAACCGGGTCCTGAATGCAGGGGTCGTGCTGTCAAGTACATGGGAATACTGCACCAGGAATATGGTCTTTACATTCACAGGACTATCATCGACAACCTTACTGAATCCATAGGTATTGACCTTCCATACGAGCTTGCTGTCAGAAAGGCCATCAACACACTGATTGCAACCGGATTTACTGAGGAGAAGGCAAAATCTATATTATCAAAGATGTCAGATGAGATTAGTGAAGGTGAAAGGCACAGGGTTGCACTTGCCCAGATCCTGATGAAGGAACCTAATATCATTATAATGGATGAACCAACGGGAACAATGGACCCGTTCACAAAGAAAGAGGTTACAAAATCTATTCTGGAAGCACGTGAGAAAATGGGTGATACATTCGTTATCGTATCTCACGATATGGACTTCCTAGAAGAGATATGTGACCGCGTAGCTCTTATGAGGCATGGCAAGATAGTCAGTGTCGGTGATCCAAAGACCGTTCTGGCAGAGCTTACCGAAGAAGAGCGTATGGAAGCAGCAGAAACATGATATTTTAGATATACACGGAGGAGTTTGGCACGAGTGGCGAAATAACGG from Methanolobus tindarius DSM 2278 harbors:
- a CDS encoding aldehyde ferredoxin oxidoreductase family protein, whose translation is MYGWTGRTVIVDLGNNSVTETKTEKNYVEQFIGGRGLACRFMQDFADPELDPLSPENPLIITTGPLTGTSVPMSGHFSITCKSSLTSTLFSTNVGGYFGAELKFAGIDALVITGKAEKPVYIKIFDEEVEILPAEHLWGKNTAETTNLLEEKGKVACIGKAGETLVSMANIVNDHIYSSGRGGHGAIAGSKNLKAIVVKGTNKIEVAKPDEFEKGIEKAKKLLTASPPASKGLKKYGSSVIIDLLDYMGTLPAMNFREKKFQNSEKLSGEELNNTFHLKEAPCYACPIGCKRTDPDGKPVPDYDSIWAFGPNIGNDDIILVRELDSLCLDYGLDPISVGSAIAAYMEIKPWITMDEVKEIATEIGEGTHYVCKGTHDYLQSIGKEECDTAVKGLEIPGYDPREIKGMAIAYATSNTGGSHLSAFMVGPEIMGKPMLLERDKFDGKAALVLYFQDLTAVIDSLVLCPFTMLAVGEVDFAALLNNLTGENYSAEELLKAGERIFNMERMFNLKAGIKSKDDTLPDIFFDDGDIEKNEFEKTILDYYHFRGWNVEGIPEEEKLKELDICEEKDRKDSSAE
- a CDS encoding methylated-DNA--[protein]-cysteine S-methyltransferase, which codes for MSDMTIFQAILRYFGGEIIDFSDYEVDLSELTQFQREVLEEVRKIPYGETVTYRELACRVGRERAARAVGSAVAKNPYPIIIPCHRVVSSSGIGGFCGETCGEKVELKRQMLEMEANCKRK
- a CDS encoding matrixin family metalloprotease, with amino-acid sequence MSRTNLIIKILIVTVLLALAFEGMRHTDYNEPVIASQPWDHSPITVYIDDTDLPEHYSPSYREDVLNALAYWENGGNGQLDFQPEFQVVEVDNADILIMWVDNLEKDAGSANGIAGFTRPYIANGQYERVDIVLETGNYEGYAWRQYGDSSMEDIAAHELGHALGLGHSDDRNDIMYPKYDRSENLNPLLFNSTRYLLLALLIGAAILVSYHGTGWLRYKKQRKKLEDDVFKDTGGEEKNE
- a CDS encoding HAD family hydrolase, translating into MKKRVAVVFDSAGTLLHMYRVAKDMSDGSVLEDIQTTLLVAEKANRALVVMRTRFDDLWQCSPDLELREFIEMYDVSLGISCSSSPFELEDVYSIIRDNTVKIKDIYDVVSHVKGRCPEISYLAAGLVVDSQESLIPYVLSTGGKMYSSTLETIRTVRELGVDIFIASGDDSQNLQVLASSLSIPMKDVFAVATTHDKERIVKNLKNNHDIVVMVGDGMNDILALRAADIGILTSQQGDERPQVLKDSADIIIGNIIDVVNIIKNVDGYVTS
- the atwA gene encoding methyl coenzyme M reductase system, component A2 gives rise to the protein MALFIEVKNLTLEFDGVKVLKDINLTINEGEVLGILGRSGSGKTVLMHVLRGVEEYEGISGEVIYHLARCEKCGHMEPPSKAGQQCPECGETLKPFEADFIKLSLHDGDRREITKRIAIMLQRTFALYGDDRVITNVVNSLTEVGVNSETAVSRAVELLEKVQLSHRMMHVARDLSGGEKQRVVLARQLVRDPMLLIADEPTGTLDPRTADVVHDVIAKAVKDYNMTMVITSHWSEVVEDLADKAIILEDGAIVKEGEPSEVAKDFMQMICTIEKKCDVPVGDPLIKVDNLVKKYISVSRGVVYAVNDISFDVKEGEIFGLAGTSGAGKTTTSEVLMGIVSPTSGDVQVRVGEEWVDMRKPGPECRGRAVKYMGILHQEYGLYIHRTIIDNLTESIGIDLPYELAVRKAINTLIATGFTEEKAKSILSKMSDEISEGERHRVALAQILMKEPNIIIMDEPTGTMDPFTKKEVTKSILEAREKMGDTFVIVSHDMDFLEEICDRVALMRHGKIVSVGDPKTVLAELTEEERMEAAET